GGTACCACTCGTTCTTTTTCTCTTCGGAAATGCCGAGCTCATGAACCAGGTAACGCAGCACGCGCAGGTTGTTCACGGGATGGATGTCGCAGGCGATGATCTGGGCCAGCTCGCGGACGCGGGCGCGCTCGGTGGCGTCCTTCGGCATGATCGGGACCTGCGGATGGGCGTCTTCCAGGTATTCGAGGATGGCGATCGACTGGGTCAGCGTGATGTAGTCGTCCTGGAAAGCCGGCACCAGGCCGCTCGGGTTGATGGACCGGTACTGTTCCTGCAGCTGTTCGCCGCCACCGCGCAGGAGGTGGACCGGGATGGCGTCGTACTGCAGCCCCTTCAGGTTCAGTGCGATGCGTACCCTGTAGGCGGCCGAGCTGCGAAAATACGTGTAGAGCTTCATTCTTTCCTCCCGTGATAATGGGCGACCTCCTGGTCGATCGCCCCGAAAATGCTTGCGCCGGCCGCATCCAGCATCTCGATGCGGACCGTGTCTCCATAGCGCAGGAATGGCGTCTGCGGCGCGCCCTGCTCGATCGTTTCGTACATGCGCAGCTCGGCCAGGCAGCAGTAGCCGACGCCGCCGTTGGCGATGCTCGATCCGTGCAGGCCGCCCTGCTTGTTCGATACCGTGCCGGAACCGACGATGCTGCCGGCCGCCAGTTCACGGGTCTTCGCGGCATGCGCGACCAGCTGCGCAAAGCTGAAGGTCATGTCGTCGCCCGCATTCGGGCGGCCGAAGGGCTGGCCGTTCAGCGTCACCTGCAGCGGCAGGCACAGCTTGCTGTCGCGCCAGGCATCGCCCAGTTCGTCCGGTGTCACGGCCACCGGAGAAAAGGCGCTGGCCGGCTTCGACTGGAAGAAGCCGAAGCCCTTCTCCAGCTCCTTCGGGATCAGGTTGCGCAGCGAGACATCGTTCACCAGCATCACCAGCCGGACCGCCTGCGCCGCCGCCTCCAGGCTCGCGCCCATCGGCACATCGCCGGTCACCACCGCGACTTCGGCTTCCAGGTCGACGCCCCACTCCTCGGACAGCACGGCGATCGGATCGTGCGGGCCGACGAAGGAATCTGAGCCGCCCTGGTACATCAGCGGGTCGTTGTAGAAGGATGGCGGCACCTGGGCGCCGCGCGCCTTGCGCACCAGCTCGACGTGGTTGATGTAGGCCGAGCCGTCGGCCCACTGGTAGGCGCGCGGCAGCGGCGAGGCGCACTCTTCCTCCAGGAAGGAGACCGCGTCCGGGGCCGTGCCCTGGTTGAGTTGCTGGTAGACCTGGCGCAGCCGGGGCGCAGTGCGCTCCCAGTCGTCCAGCGCGGCCTGCAGGGTCCGCGCGATCGCCGGAACGGGCTGGCAGGTCACGAGGTCGCGACTGACCACGACGAGGGTGCCGTCGCGTCCGCCTGCTTTCAGGGTGGCGAGTTTCATGATGCTCCTTGGCAATTTGACATTGCCGCCATTAAAGACTAATCCGGACTATCATACAAACAATATTTTTCGTTCTATTTATCGGATTGTCTGATGAATCCCACCCTGCGCCAGATGCGCGCCTTCGTTGCTGTTGCCAAGACTGGTAACTTTACGCTTGCCGCGCAATACCTGCACGTTACACAGTCAGCTTTGTCAGGTTTGATCAAGGAACTCGAACAGACACTTGGCGCGCGCGTGATCGACCGCAGTACGCGCAAGATTGCGCTGACCGACATGGGCAACGAGCTCTACCCTCTATTCAGCCAGATGATCGACGATCTCGACAGTGCGCTTGCTAACGTTGCGGACCATACACAACTCAGAAAGGGTATCGTCCGGATCGCGGCCCCCCAGCTGATGGCCTGCACCCTGCTGCCGCAGGCGATCGCGGCCTGGCGCGCGCTGCACCCCGAAATCAAGGTCAGTCTGGCGGACAGCGCGGTCGAAAACGTCATGGCGCGGGTGCTGGCCGGCGAGGTCGACTGCGGCATCGGCCCCGAGCGCGACGACAGCCCGGAACTCGACGCCCGTCCCCTGCTCGAGATGCCGTTCGAGGCCGTGCTCCCGCCCGGCCATCCCCTGGCAAGCCGCGAGCGGCTGGCATGGGGCGACCTGGCCGGCTACCCCTTCATCTCGCTGCGCGGCCAGTTCACCGAGCGCCTGCTGGCCGACATGGGCGAGGCCCTGCGCGAAACCACGCTGAAGCCGGAACACGAAGTGACCTACATGACCACCGCGCTGGCGATGGTGGCGGCCGGGCTCGGGGTCACGGTCTGCATGCCCTATGCCTCGGCGCTGGTGCGGCGCCACGGCCTGCTGACCCGGCCGCTCGACGCGCCGGTGCTGCAGCGCCGCTTCTTCATCTACACCCGCGGCCACCGCTCGCTGTCCCCGGCGGCCGCGGCCTTCATCGGCTTCCTCGGCAGCTATGTGAGCCAGAAGCTAGAATAAGGGCATGTCGCACAACACCATCGCCATCAACCGCCATATGAACCGCTTCGACAGCCACGCCAGCGTCTGGCTGTTCGGCTACGGTTCGCTGATCTTCAAGGCCGACTTTCCCTTCCTGGAGCGGCGCCCGGCCCATATCGCCGGCTGGACCCGCCGCTTCTGGCAGGGTTCGCACGACCACCGCGGCACCGAGAGCGCCCCGGGCCGCGTCGTGACCCTGGTGCCGGAGCCGGGCGCGCTGTGCCACGGCATGGCCTACCTGGTCACGCCCGAGGAATTCGCCCACCTCGACTACCGCGAAAAGAACGGCTACCTGCGCCTGGCCACCGACATCCACTTCGAGGACGGCAGCTCGGCCGAGGGCCTGGTCTACATCGCCACCCACGAAAACGCTGCCTACCTGGGCCCGGCCAGCGAACGCGAGATCGCGCGCCAGATCGCCCGCGCACGGGGGCCGAGCGGCCCGAACAGCGAATACCTGCTGGAACTGGCCAGGGCCCTGCGCGAGCTGGGCAAGCCCGATGCGCACGTGTTCGAGATCGAGCGCCACCTGGGCGAATTCGCGGCCTGAACCACACAAGCCAGGAGAGCACATGGAACAAGCGAACAAACCGCCTTCCGCTGCCGAACTCGACGACGACACCCTCGCCTTCGTGCGCCGGGTGTTCGGTTTCGCCCGCGCCGGCGAGGCCGGGGAGCTGGCGACCCTGCTGCGCCAGGGCCTGCCGCCCAACCTGCGCAACGAACGCGGCGACAGCCTGCTGATGCTGGCCTGCTACCACGGCCATGCCGACGCCGCGCGCGTCCTGCTGGAGCATGGCGCCGATCCGGAGATCATGAACGATGCCGGCCAGGCGCCGTTGCACGGCGCCGCCTTCAAGGGCGACTTGGCGGTCGCCGCCCTGCTGCTGGGCCACGGCGCCCAGGTCGATAGCGCCGGCCCGAACGGCAAGACGGCGCTGATGTTCGCCGCGATGTTCAACCGTACCGGGATCGCGGAACTGCTGCTGGCGCGCGGCGCCGACCCCTTCCGCCTGGATGCCGACGGCAACTCGATGCTGGACGCGGCGCGCAAGATGGGCGCGGTCGACACCATGGCCCTGCTGGCCGCGGCGACCAACGAACGCTGATTACAAGGAAGGCTGGGGGCAGACGCGGTTGCGTCCGCCCTGCTTGGCTTCATACAGCATGGCGTCGGCGCGCAGGAACAGCGCGTTTTCCGTCTGCTGCGCCGGATAGGCCGCCATCCCGCCGCTGAAGGAAAAGCGCCGCACGTCGCCCGCGCGGACTTCGAAGGGCAAGGCGCCGAAGGCCTGGCGCATGGCGTCCAGCCTCGCCCACCCCTGCTCCGGCGTGCAATCCCAGAACACCAGCACGAATTCCTCGCCGCCGAAGCGGCTCAGCAGGTCGCGTTCGCCCAGGTGGGACGCCAGGCAGACCGCCAGGCGCTTGATCACGATGTCGCCGAAGTAATGGCCCCAGGTATCGTTGATGGTCTTGAACTTGTCGATGTCGATCACGCCGAAGGCCAGCGGGCATTCCTCGCGCGCCGCCTGGCGGATCAGTTCCTGGGCTTTCTTCTGCAGGCCGATCTTGTTCAGCAGGCCGGTCGCACGGTCTTTCGAGATCAGGTCCTTGCTGATGCGGATCTTGCTGGCGCGGTTGACGAGTTGCGCGCACAGCAGCCCGGCGTCCAGCGCCGGCAGGACGGCGTCGAAGCCGCTGGCCAGCGCATGCTGCATCAGGCCGGTGTCCGGCTGGCGCTGCAGCAGCATGATCTCGCGCACCGGATCGGCTTCGATATTCTTCTTCAACACGCGCGCCAGCGAATCGGTGCGCGCGAATTCAAGGTCGCTCACCAGCACCATGTCGGGCTGCAGCTCGCGCACGCGCAGGTGCAGGGTGTGGGCTTGCTCATGGGAAATCATCTCGATGCGCGCCTGGCGCAGGCAGTCCTCGTCCAGCGGGCCGGGATCGCCCAGGTGGATGATGCGCACCAGATCGCCGCG
This window of the Massilia sp. WG5 genome carries:
- a CDS encoding ankyrin repeat domain-containing protein, which encodes MEQANKPPSAAELDDDTLAFVRRVFGFARAGEAGELATLLRQGLPPNLRNERGDSLLMLACYHGHADAARVLLEHGADPEIMNDAGQAPLHGAAFKGDLAVAALLLGHGAQVDSAGPNGKTALMFAAMFNRTGIAELLLARGADPFRLDADGNSMLDAARKMGAVDTMALLAAATNER
- a CDS encoding LysR family transcriptional regulator; its protein translation is MNPTLRQMRAFVAVAKTGNFTLAAQYLHVTQSALSGLIKELEQTLGARVIDRSTRKIALTDMGNELYPLFSQMIDDLDSALANVADHTQLRKGIVRIAAPQLMACTLLPQAIAAWRALHPEIKVSLADSAVENVMARVLAGEVDCGIGPERDDSPELDARPLLEMPFEAVLPPGHPLASRERLAWGDLAGYPFISLRGQFTERLLADMGEALRETTLKPEHEVTYMTTALAMVAAGLGVTVCMPYASALVRRHGLLTRPLDAPVLQRRFFIYTRGHRSLSPAAAAFIGFLGSYVSQKLE
- a CDS encoding diguanylate cyclase — encoded protein: MSSKVPLYKYRALLLSQNFFIKDNAAELRLHAHKYDFDMFFFSEVSEFVAAVEGDAGNGLFVIDLDALHNMQSDMQDSRKTLMLGELLQRLPDGREYVYLQSHRQGGRYLLQQKLVDSHCLAYAEKPIANDVLVDKLFNLFVQQKRGDLVRIIHLGDPGPLDEDCLRQARIEMISHEQAHTLHLRVRELQPDMVLVSDLEFARTDSLARVLKKNIEADPVREIMLLQRQPDTGLMQHALASGFDAVLPALDAGLLCAQLVNRASKIRISKDLISKDRATGLLNKIGLQKKAQELIRQAAREECPLAFGVIDIDKFKTINDTWGHYFGDIVIKRLAVCLASHLGERDLLSRFGGEEFVLVFWDCTPEQGWARLDAMRQAFGALPFEVRAGDVRRFSFSGGMAAYPAQQTENALFLRADAMLYEAKQGGRNRVCPQPSL
- a CDS encoding gamma-glutamylcyclotransferase, with protein sequence MSHNTIAINRHMNRFDSHASVWLFGYGSLIFKADFPFLERRPAHIAGWTRRFWQGSHDHRGTESAPGRVVTLVPEPGALCHGMAYLVTPEEFAHLDYREKNGYLRLATDIHFEDGSSAEGLVYIATHENAAYLGPASEREIARQIARARGPSGPNSEYLLELARALRELGKPDAHVFEIERHLGEFAA
- a CDS encoding fumarylacetoacetate hydrolase family protein, coding for MKLATLKAGGRDGTLVVVSRDLVTCQPVPAIARTLQAALDDWERTAPRLRQVYQQLNQGTAPDAVSFLEEECASPLPRAYQWADGSAYINHVELVRKARGAQVPPSFYNDPLMYQGGSDSFVGPHDPIAVLSEEWGVDLEAEVAVVTGDVPMGASLEAAAQAVRLVMLVNDVSLRNLIPKELEKGFGFFQSKPASAFSPVAVTPDELGDAWRDSKLCLPLQVTLNGQPFGRPNAGDDMTFSFAQLVAHAAKTRELAAGSIVGSGTVSNKQGGLHGSSIANGGVGYCCLAELRMYETIEQGAPQTPFLRYGDTVRIEMLDAAGASIFGAIDQEVAHYHGRKE
- the maiA gene encoding maleylacetoacetate isomerase, with product MKLYTYFRSSAAYRVRIALNLKGLQYDAIPVHLLRGGGEQLQEQYRSINPSGLVPAFQDDYITLTQSIAILEYLEDAHPQVPIMPKDATERARVRELAQIIACDIHPVNNLRVLRYLVHELGISEEKKNEWYRHWLVSGLDVLEKHLARDPSSGPLCHGRTPTIADCLLVPQVFNAQRHGIDVSGYTNISRINAQCVQIPAFIAAHPSNQPDAE